A stretch of DNA from Solea solea chromosome 11, fSolSol10.1, whole genome shotgun sequence:
ACCTACTTAATAGGTAGTATGCTTAATGAATGCTATTAACGCTCCTAAATTTTTTACACACCTACTGTACTGTAGGGTACCGTAAATAAGTGTTCGAAAGATAAAAGACGTGTTCCACTTTGAACAGATGCGGAATACACTTTTTTCCTTAATTACAGATTAACAATGTGTGGAAAGTGCAATATGTAAACAGTATAATTTGAGTAGAGAATGGGATATTTATTCCCGttccttattttcttatcaGGAAATTGAGCAACCCTATCAACAACGGATCTTTAAAATGGCATAACATTCAAAGATAAGCACCAACACCCAGTGTATTTACTCGTGATATATGAAGAAAATCTGTTAATTtctgatgaaaacaaagcagGTTCATGTCAGTGAGGGGACAAATGGAAACAGCCCATTGGTTAGTTTTACGTGTGACGCACTAACGCGGAAGTGTTTCTCGACCGCAACAAAGATGGCAGCACGCAGGTGCCTCTCCTCGGTTCTGCTGTTCATTCTTTGTACCTTTTCTGTGTTTACTATCACACGGTGTCAAGAAACGACACTAGCGGGTGTTAATGGTGCAGCTGCGGGCGACAGTTCACCAGCAGACACCGAAGCAGCGGAGCAAACGGTGGAGCAGACACGCTGGGAAGCGACCGAAGATACAGAGGCGATTCCGGATGAGGCTGCCGCCGACAAACAGGACAGTGCTGCTCCTGAAACCGTGGCCCCCTCATCCACGCCACCGCCTAAAGACGATTTTCAGGAGGAGCTCGTCATCAGACCGCTGCACTCAGGAGATATTTATGCCAGCTTCCAGTTCCGCACCCTGTGGCAAACTGACTTCACGAGAGAAAACAAAGGTAAGCTAACTATTAGCTGTGGCATGGACACTAGCGGCTAAGTTAGAGTAAGTTAAATCATATATAACACTTATATATAACACTTCACTTATGGCAACTACGTAATTATAATCCTTAATAGGTGGCTAATGACAAGAGCAACGAACCCTTTGTACATTGTATTCTAGTTTTGTATGGAAAATTAGAGCAACATtttgggttgccaggttgtggAAATGTCTTACTCAGAATGACTCTCTTTGTACAGATTGACCACTAATCTCATAAAAATGGGCTGCTGGTCATATGGACCAAATCCCATCAATAATCTATTTACATTTACTATTTCCTGGTTTGATGAGTTTATTTCATGTCAAGGATGTTATAACATATGTGATTACAAGTGAGAATGGTCTCATAATTCGTTGCCAAATTATGGAAATAACTCTTAGGACACAACACAGATTGACCACAGTTCTCTCTTAAATGGGCTGCTGGTCATCTGGACTAAATTACTAAATCAGCGATAGTGTTTAGGAAATGCAAACAACAGACaagagtgtaaaaaaaagtctctttttATGTATTTCAGTCTCCCACTATGGATTGTTTCCCAAGTCTTTGGGTCAGATCATCTCCAAGTTCTCAGTGCGAGAGCTGCACATCTCCTTCACGCAGGGCTACTGGAGGACCATGCAGTGGGGGCAGCCCTTCCAGCCGTCTCCTCCTGGTGCTGAACTCTGGGTGTGGTTCCAGGACtctgtgactgagtgagtacaGCTATCTCATGATGTGGTTGGTCCATCAGAGTTGGGAAATGTTGGGAAAATGTAtatctcaaaacaaacactacTTTTGTTGGTTACTGAAGTTGTTAGTGCTCTTCTTGTGCTGTAGCTTTCAGTAAAGAACAATAACTCTAAGAAGGAAGTCTCCAGTCGACACGGAAATACTTTACCCATTATGTCTCTGACTAATAGAAAGCTTTGTCGTTCAGTCTTTGGCGGTTTAAACTCAACAGTGAGACCGGTGAGTGTGTCCAGTAACATgcagaaaaacactgaattgaTATATTTTTCTGGCTCATAAACCAGGCTTGAGTGAATGGAAATCATGACTTTATTTTGCACATTCTGTTCCTCTGTATTCTTATTTCTTTATTACATGACACGAGTAAAGGTGTCTGAATGTTTTACaatatgtttaaaaagaaacataccTAAAGAAACCCAAAATGCAGTATAGATACATAATGACAACTTGAATTTCCATTGATGGTATTTGAATCAAAACTGGCTGCTTGACATTATTTGAAGCTTGAGTAGTTAAAGCTCTATCACCCCCTGTGGACGTCTGACTAAAATACTAAAAGTCTCTCCTGCCCCTCCACTCTCTCATACACACTcgcacagagagaaagaagcagGGGTGTCTTATTGTGCTTCTTTCTACTGCGGTTCTGTAAGATTTCTGCTGTGTATCCGTCTTTTTATTTAGCATTACTTGTCCAGACTACAATCAAAGCTGCATTGTGATGGAAACAGTATCAGCTCAGGCAGCTGTTCAGGGAGCACTTAATTGCTGATGGtgggacatactgtacattttcagTACAATCTCCTTTGCAAGCAGCCAAAATTGTGATTGTGAAAGGATGGTGCGTTCAACTTGTAGTCGGAAGTCGGAATTTTTGCATTTCCAGTTGGAAGTTTCAACTGGAGCACCCCTGAGTTCGGATTTATGACTTGGGAAACTCCTCTCCTCTTGTTTACTGTTAATCAGTATTGCTAGATCTCGCGAGAGAAACAAGCACCCGGGCGTATGAAAACAAGCCAAAAACAAGCAACTTCTCTCTCAAAAAAAACTTCAGCAAAATGACCACAAGAGGGACTGATAATTaaactttgcacacacacataaatatcatCCTGTGAATCCACAAATGCATCATTGTTGTTTATGTGctcatcttcctttttttgttttagttccaGTAATTCAAACCAATATGTCATAAAACTGAACAAActtaaatataacaaaaaggaaaatcaaCCTACTCTGCCTCAGATTGGCTCCTCATTGCCATCTGGAACAGAACCAGCGTGAAGCAGGGTGCAGATTTCAGATGGGGAAAACTCTGCTGTCACGTGTGTATGGGGAAAGGGATGGATGAAGATCCAGCAGGCAGACAAACTATGTGTTTAAATAACATATCGAAAATATCTGCTTGACAACTCATGGAGTTGGGAACAAGCCCAAATACGCAACTACACTTTAGCAACAAGCCCAATAAACCCACAACCCGCGACTACCAAAACTTAGCCATCGACTTTACAGTAAAACAAGCCCAAAGTCGCTTACAATAAGTGGACTTGGCAACTATGCTGTTAATAGCACTTCTATCTTATTTAATTCACATTAAGTTTGCGCCTTTTATCCTCCTCTGAGAGTTTCTCCAGGTGgagtgtatatttgtatataagGTACGATAATTTGAAGGAGCAAGAACAACTGAGAATTTTTTTCTACAAACATCCAAGTTTCTTTCCCAACGTCTCATCTGGAATGCCGTCAGTTTGGAGGTGATGTCACACCTAGCTTCGACTTCTGACTTCCAATGTAAGTGGAGTGCACCATAAAAGTAATATCAGTAGAAtccacttttaaaaataaaataaaattcacagGTGCCTCTTGGTGTTTTCTTTAGTCATTATGCTGATGGGTGAAGCTGTCTGTTTTAATTACAAGCAAATGAAATGGCTTCCAAGGCCATTTTTTGTTGTCAGTATTTAATCTCTTTCCACCATTTTCTGCCCTTTTCAGTGTGGATGGGACATGGAAGGAGCTGACGAATGTTTTATCTGGTATTTTCTGCGCTTCGCTCAACTTCATTGACTCCACCAATACTGTCCAGCCCAGTGCCTCCTTCAAACCTCTGGGCATTGCCAACGGTACAGTGGCATTTCTCCAGTTTGCTTTTATTCATCACTCTCTAACAACAGTCATTAGCTACCTTAAAGTCTTGTAGCATGCAAGTGCTTCCTCAGttactgatgtttgttttttgttttgaacctGAAGTGACAGACCATCAATTCCTCCGCTATGCCACGCTCCCACGAGAGATTGTTTGCACGGAGAATCTGACACCCTGGAAGAAACTCCTTCCGTGTGGAACCAAGGTGAGCACACAGCAGGACTATGGATGTCAGTATGATGACCAGATCATCTTTAATCTCGTGTCTGAAAGGCTTCATAGGAAGTAAGAGACATAAATGTCAAATTCAGCTCACTGAgtgtcctctttctttctgtggcCATGCTGTGCTTACAGGCTGGACTTGCTGTCCTGCTGAAGTCAGAGAAACTCTTCCACAGCAGTTTTTATTCCCAGGCAGTGCACATCAGACCTGTGTGTGAAGACTGGCAGTGCAAAACGACATCTTGGGAGCTCCGACAGACACTGAATGTGGTTTTTGACCTGCACACTTCTGGACAGGGCAAACGaggtgaggggggaaaaaaagcacattcaCTTTGCACATTTAAGTTTAGTATTCGAGAGTTGAGTTTTTTGTACAGCAGTAGGAGAAATATGTATTATATGTACCTACTGATTAAATTCAAGCTATTTGTTTCTTCAGAGTGGTCTCTGTTCAAGATGTTTTCTCGGACCCTGACAGAAGCTTGTCCTCTGGCTTCCACCAGTAAAATCTATATCGACGTCACAGACAACCCTCAGGTTTGAATTCCTCATAATATGCTCTCATCCCCTTTAGATAAGTAGTAATTT
This window harbors:
- the pigt gene encoding GPI transamidase component PIG-T, translated to MAARRCLSSVLLFILCTFSVFTITRCQETTLAGVNGAAAGDSSPADTEAAEQTVEQTRWEATEDTEAIPDEAAADKQDSAAPETVAPSSTPPPKDDFQEELVIRPLHSGDIYASFQFRTLWQTDFTRENKVSHYGLFPKSLGQIISKFSVRELHISFTQGYWRTMQWGQPFQPSPPGAELWVWFQDSVTDVDGTWKELTNVLSGIFCASLNFIDSTNTVQPSASFKPLGIANVTDHQFLRYATLPREIVCTENLTPWKKLLPCGTKAGLAVLLKSEKLFHSSFYSQAVHIRPVCEDWQCKTTSWELRQTLNVVFDLHTSGQGKREWSLFKMFSRTLTEACPLASTSKIYIDVTDNPQGEQFELSPVTALLTQAVVLGDRRTYSVYDLTQQITFGSVRSLNLLIRWKSSEGDMLRPMLHAERYVAGYGLQTGEIHTLMYNNHPYRSFPVLLLDSVPWYLRLYIHTLTVTSKGKDNKPSYIHYQPSKDRLRPHLLEMLVQLPPNSVTEVTVEFERALLKWTEYTPDPNHGFYVGSSVISALVPSIVAMDTNRTWESPLFSSFFPCKEESSYFVRIYTEPLLVNLPTPDFSMPYNVICLTCTVVAVGYGSLYNLLTRSFQIEEPSPGLAKRLANIIRKMRGVPPL